The proteins below are encoded in one region of Ereboglobus luteus:
- a CDS encoding DUF3016 domain-containing protein, whose product MKTKLLIPFVLSFLFAACTTTSEKTQTAADANKTVNVVFNKPEKFTDVKTSSMDSEKDRESLLEQIKEYIQERAPRHMAEGQTLSITINDFDMAGDYEPWRGLHMQDVRIIKDIYPPRIDLEFKLTDSKGAVLSEGTRQLRDLNFMMMTPGIPSNDSLRHEKNLINNWLSTEFSAINKKQSR is encoded by the coding sequence ATGAAAACAAAATTACTGATCCCTTTCGTTCTCAGTTTTCTATTTGCCGCCTGCACCACGACGTCCGAAAAAACGCAAACTGCCGCCGACGCGAACAAGACGGTAAACGTCGTTTTCAACAAACCCGAAAAGTTCACGGATGTAAAAACCTCGTCCATGGACTCGGAAAAGGACCGCGAATCCCTTCTCGAGCAAATCAAGGAATATATCCAAGAACGCGCCCCCCGGCACATGGCCGAGGGACAGACGTTAAGCATCACAATCAACGACTTCGACATGGCGGGCGACTATGAGCCCTGGCGCGGTCTGCACATGCAGGACGTCCGCATCATCAAGGATATCTACCCGCCCCGCATCGACTTGGAGTTCAAACTCACGGATTCCAAGGGTGCCGTGCTGAGCGAGGGCACGCGCCAGCTGCGCGACCTGAACTTCATGATGATGACGCCCGGAATTCCCTCGAATGACTCGTTGAGGCACGAGAAAAACCTGATCAACAACTGGCTCAGCACGGAGTTTTCGGCGATCAACAAAAAACAATCCCGATAG
- a CDS encoding TonB-dependent receptor domain-containing protein: MIVASSAPMLSAQEPRTHDDVLTLPRMAVYSQRVALQEPSAGAFAMPVSALSFEPLVDVHARNMGESQADVTIRGGIFENTGYRAGAAPLHDPQTGHYSAEIPIAPAMLTAPAVLTGAENAIGGWNANAGTVAYQWRRITTSGMAGFAAGNYDTVRGEIYQGWVAPENTSVRGRRLAFDVSAARAESDGSRPWGESRFTRYNARAQLAGERGQTDLFFGRQDKFIGWPNLYTPYANVFETDDLRTTLIALNHVEKIGDGGDRLALGGAWRRNEDHYVFNRADPGAHNPAFATGPAWHTAETWSAGAEALVSTNRIRWRASAGFVADKIESTSLTFGRFNSRSYYKLMLAPERTWELGDSRELTVRAGVALDDTNRDQSAWSPVVAVELRGIGRRIERVYASWAASSQVPNYTALNSNPSAGLFRGNAGLGRERSDNFEIGARGVLGAWTFDTAVFYRRDKDLVDWVYSMSLPNARAASPVDVDTLGFELTARFSANWGDLVFGYTALTKDSDYGDATGMVDASFYALNYAKHRLTAAVVARPWRGWEIRLDNEARLQTGNALRNSRDDALLTSAGVFFAPSIAGWRGLRFFAQATNVWNCGFEEVPSVPAARRQWCAGVMCSW; this comes from the coding sequence TTGATTGTCGCGTCTTCCGCGCCGATGTTGTCCGCGCAAGAACCGCGGACGCATGACGATGTGCTCACGCTTCCGCGCATGGCGGTCTACTCGCAGCGCGTGGCGTTGCAGGAGCCGTCGGCGGGCGCGTTTGCCATGCCCGTGTCGGCGCTTTCGTTCGAGCCGCTGGTGGACGTGCATGCGCGCAACATGGGCGAGTCGCAGGCCGACGTGACGATTCGCGGCGGCATTTTTGAAAACACCGGCTACCGCGCCGGGGCCGCGCCGCTCCATGATCCGCAAACCGGGCACTACTCCGCCGAAATCCCCATCGCGCCCGCGATGCTCACCGCGCCCGCCGTGCTGACCGGCGCCGAAAACGCCATCGGCGGCTGGAACGCGAACGCCGGCACCGTGGCGTATCAATGGCGGCGCATCACAACTTCCGGCATGGCGGGTTTCGCCGCTGGCAACTACGACACCGTGCGCGGTGAAATCTATCAAGGCTGGGTTGCGCCGGAAAACACGAGCGTGCGCGGGCGGCGCCTCGCATTCGACGTGTCCGCCGCGCGGGCTGAATCGGACGGATCGCGTCCGTGGGGCGAGTCGCGCTTCACGCGTTACAACGCGCGCGCGCAGCTTGCCGGCGAGCGCGGGCAAACGGATTTATTTTTCGGCCGCCAGGACAAGTTCATCGGCTGGCCCAACCTCTACACGCCATACGCGAATGTTTTCGAAACCGACGACCTGCGAACCACGCTCATCGCGCTCAACCACGTTGAGAAAATCGGCGACGGTGGCGACCGTCTCGCGCTCGGCGGCGCGTGGCGGCGAAATGAGGACCATTACGTTTTTAATCGCGCCGACCCCGGCGCCCACAATCCCGCCTTCGCCACCGGCCCCGCCTGGCACACGGCGGAAACATGGAGCGCGGGCGCCGAGGCGCTTGTATCCACAAACAGGATACGCTGGCGCGCGTCGGCCGGATTCGTCGCGGACAAGATCGAGTCAACCTCGCTGACATTCGGGCGCTTCAACTCGCGCAGTTATTACAAGCTGATGCTCGCGCCGGAGCGCACTTGGGAGCTCGGCGATTCGCGCGAGTTGACGGTCCGCGCCGGCGTGGCGCTTGACGACACCAACCGTGACCAGTCGGCATGGTCGCCCGTGGTCGCGGTCGAGCTCCGCGGAATCGGAAGGCGCATCGAGCGTGTCTATGCCTCGTGGGCCGCGTCGTCGCAGGTGCCGAACTACACCGCGCTCAATTCAAACCCCTCCGCCGGATTGTTTCGCGGCAACGCCGGGCTCGGGCGCGAACGCTCGGACAACTTTGAAATTGGCGCGCGCGGCGTGCTGGGCGCGTGGACGTTTGACACGGCGGTGTTCTACCGGCGCGACAAGGACTTGGTTGACTGGGTTTACAGCATGAGCCTGCCAAACGCGCGCGCGGCAAGTCCCGTCGATGTGGACACGCTCGGCTTCGAATTAACCGCTCGGTTCTCGGCGAACTGGGGTGACTTGGTTTTTGGATACACGGCGCTGACAAAGGATTCGGATTATGGCGACGCGACGGGGATGGTTGACGCGAGCTTTTACGCGCTCAACTACGCGAAGCACCGGCTCACGGCGGCGGTGGTTGCGCGTCCGTGGCGGGGTTGGGAAATCCGCCTCGACAACGAGGCGCGCCTGCAAACCGGGAACGCGCTCCGCAACTCGCGCGACGACGCGCTGCTCACCTCGGCGGGCGTGTTTTTCGCGCCGTCAATCGCGGGCTGGCGCGGGCTGCGTTTTTTCGCGCAGGCAACCAATGTGTGGAATTGCGGTTTCGAGGAAGTGCCATCCGTGCCCGCCGCGCGCCGCCAGTGGTGCGCGGGCGTGATGTGTTCATGGTAA